The Roseimicrobium gellanilyticum genome contains a region encoding:
- a CDS encoding DUF1501 domain-containing protein, which translates to MKMHPICQGNHLDLRSGVSRRDFMYVGMAGGLGLTLPNLLKLQAAASINPAMPEVEAFKPIADSIIHIYLPGGMAHQESWDPKPFAAPDYRGPYTPIKTSIAGEYVGEKFVNIAKIMNKLTVIRSMTHGEAAHERGTHNMFTGYKPSPAIKFPSFGSVISHEQGSRNNLPPYVVVPSVIAPEQGTGYMSSAYGPFALGSDPADKNFTVRDLLTPKGMEGNRFDRRRSLLGTVDEHFKSIEKSDSINAMDSFYDAAYGLISSQKAREAFDLNKEADKLRDEYGRNTAGQRFLLARRLVEAGVRMVSVNYGGWDHHSNIKNAFDGQAPNFDQAFARLITDLEERGMLDRTLVMVSSEFGRTPKINGTNGRDHWPRVFSVALAGGGFKKGYIHGASDALGGEPDRDAVSPQDLAMTMYRQLGINGEKRIMSDGARPIDIVNGGRIMNELLA; encoded by the coding sequence ATGAAAATGCACCCCATCTGCCAAGGCAATCACCTCGACCTGCGCTCAGGCGTCAGCCGCCGTGACTTCATGTACGTCGGGATGGCCGGCGGTCTCGGCCTGACTCTGCCGAACCTGCTCAAGCTTCAGGCGGCGGCATCCATCAATCCGGCAATGCCTGAGGTTGAGGCCTTCAAGCCCATCGCGGACTCCATCATTCACATCTACCTTCCTGGCGGCATGGCGCACCAGGAATCGTGGGACCCGAAGCCCTTCGCCGCTCCCGACTATCGTGGACCTTACACCCCCATCAAGACCAGCATCGCGGGTGAGTATGTGGGCGAGAAGTTTGTGAACATCGCCAAGATCATGAACAAGCTCACCGTCATCCGCTCGATGACCCACGGTGAGGCGGCCCATGAGCGCGGCACGCACAATATGTTCACGGGTTACAAGCCGAGCCCGGCCATCAAGTTCCCGAGCTTCGGCAGCGTGATTTCCCACGAGCAGGGTTCCCGCAACAATCTGCCTCCCTACGTGGTGGTGCCGAGCGTCATCGCCCCTGAGCAGGGCACCGGCTACATGAGCAGCGCCTACGGTCCCTTCGCCCTCGGCAGTGACCCGGCGGACAAGAACTTCACCGTGCGCGACCTCCTCACCCCGAAGGGCATGGAAGGCAATCGTTTCGATCGTCGCCGCTCGCTGCTGGGCACTGTAGATGAGCACTTCAAGAGCATCGAGAAGTCTGACTCCATCAATGCGATGGACAGCTTCTATGATGCTGCTTACGGCCTCATCAGCAGCCAGAAGGCCCGTGAAGCCTTCGACCTGAACAAGGAAGCCGACAAGCTTCGCGACGAATACGGCCGCAACACCGCCGGTCAGCGCTTCCTGCTGGCCCGCCGCCTCGTGGAAGCCGGCGTCCGCATGGTGTCCGTGAACTACGGTGGCTGGGACCACCACTCGAACATCAAGAACGCTTTCGATGGCCAGGCTCCGAACTTCGACCAGGCTTTCGCCCGTTTGATCACGGACCTCGAAGAGCGCGGCATGCTCGACCGCACCCTGGTGATGGTGAGCTCCGAGTTCGGTCGTACGCCGAAAATCAACGGCACCAACGGTCGCGACCACTGGCCGCGCGTGTTCTCCGTCGCCCTCGCCGGCGGTGGCTTCAAGAAGGGCTACATCCACGGCGCGTCCGACGCGCTGGGTGGTGAGCCTGACCGCGATGCCGTCAGCCCGCAGGACCTCGCCATGACGATGTACCGTCAGCTCGGCATCAATGGTGAGAAGCGCATCATGTCCGATGGCGCCCGCCCGATCGACATCGTGAATGGTGGCCGCATCATGAACGAGTTGCTCGCGTAA